Proteins encoded within one genomic window of Sphaerotilus montanus:
- a CDS encoding GIY-YIG nuclease family protein — MPPDHQPAVYLLASQRLGTLYIGVTSHLVQRIWQHREGLADGFTARYGVKRLVWFEPHATMPEAIAREKALKHWRRAWKIALIEQRNPGWRDLWGEITGG, encoded by the coding sequence ATGCCCCCCGACCACCAGCCCGCCGTCTACCTCCTGGCCAGCCAGCGCCTGGGCACGCTCTACATCGGCGTCACCTCGCACCTCGTCCAGCGCATCTGGCAGCACCGGGAAGGGCTGGCGGACGGCTTCACCGCGCGCTACGGCGTCAAGCGCCTGGTCTGGTTCGAGCCGCACGCGACGATGCCCGAGGCGATCGCGCGGGAAAAGGCGCTCAAGCACTGGCGGCGGGCGTGGAAGATCGCGCTGATCGAGCAGCGCAACCCGGGGTGGCGGGATCTGTGGGGGGAGATCACCGGGGGGTGA
- a CDS encoding TatD family hydrolase yields MYIDTHCHLTFPELQARWPEIQQAMAAAQVTRAIAICTTIEEFDTVHALAAAHPQLWCTVGVHPDNEDVHEPDVAELVALGGRDKVVAVGECGLDYYRLGTRTVADMGWQRERLRVHVRAARALGKPLVIHTRSSSADTLAVLQEEGADAVGGVFHCFTETAEVARGALAMGFHISFSGILTFKNAIELREVAREVPLERCLIETDSPYLAPAPHRGKLNTPALVPLVAAELARIKGLDVEEVARVTGDNATRLFGLG; encoded by the coding sequence ATGTACATCGACACCCACTGCCACCTCACGTTCCCCGAGCTGCAGGCCCGCTGGCCCGAGATCCAGCAGGCGATGGCCGCGGCGCAGGTCACGCGCGCCATCGCCATCTGCACCACCATCGAGGAGTTCGACACCGTGCACGCGCTGGCCGCGGCGCACCCGCAGCTGTGGTGCACGGTGGGCGTGCACCCCGACAACGAGGACGTGCACGAGCCCGACGTGGCCGAACTGGTGGCGCTGGGCGGGCGCGACAAGGTGGTCGCGGTGGGCGAGTGCGGGCTGGACTACTACCGGCTGGGCACGCGCACCGTGGCCGACATGGGCTGGCAGCGCGAGCGGCTGCGGGTGCACGTGCGCGCGGCGCGGGCGCTGGGCAAGCCGCTGGTGATCCACACGCGCAGCAGTTCGGCGGACACGCTGGCGGTGCTGCAGGAGGAGGGCGCGGACGCGGTGGGCGGCGTGTTCCACTGCTTCACCGAGACGGCGGAAGTCGCGCGCGGGGCGCTGGCGATGGGCTTCCACATCTCGTTCTCGGGGATCCTGACGTTCAAGAACGCGATCGAGCTGCGCGAGGTGGCGCGCGAGGTGCCGCTGGAGCGCTGCCTGATCGAGACCGACAGCCCCTACCTGGCGCCGGCGCCGCACCGGGGCAAGCTGAACACGCCGGCGCTGGTGCCGCTGGTGGCGGCCGAGCTGGCGCGGATCAAGGGGCTGGACGTGGAGGAGGTCGCCCGCGTCACCGGCGACAACGCGACGCGGCTGTTCGGGCTGGGGTGA
- a CDS encoding IS3 family transposase → MSFKLVGQLQEKAAVVEQVCRVLGISRSGYYAARRRSRMQPAVCEASVQLKAAFAASGGAYGSRRLRTAVASRGIVMGIYRVRRLMCQHGLRSTWKRKFVHTTDSKHALPISPNVLARQFNPTRPDQAWVADIT, encoded by the coding sequence ATGAGCTTCAAGCTCGTCGGGCAACTGCAAGAGAAGGCCGCGGTGGTGGAGCAGGTTTGCCGGGTGCTGGGCATCAGCCGCTCGGGCTACTACGCGGCCCGCAGGCGCAGCCGAATGCAGCCGGCGGTGTGCGAGGCCAGCGTGCAACTGAAGGCGGCATTTGCGGCCAGCGGCGGGGCGTACGGCAGCCGACGGCTGCGCACGGCGGTGGCCTCGCGTGGCATCGTCATGGGGATCTACCGCGTGCGCCGTTTGATGTGCCAGCATGGTCTGCGCTCGACGTGGAAGCGCAAGTTCGTGCACACGACCGACAGCAAACACGCGCTGCCGATCTCGCCCAATGTGCTGGCCCGACAGTTCAACCCGACGCGGCCCGATCAGGCCTGGGTCGCCGACATCACCTAG
- a CDS encoding IS4 family transposase yields MQSMTRLQALLKPLAKSDVDRLAREHGAQRYGKGALTVWDQLLVMLHGQFVQAPSLRGALQSFNAHKARLAALQTHELRRSTLSDGNRRAGSATVLSQVLQGLIRQLDGCRDKRVLGATSLIDSTPLTLKGRGFDVWTLGTKTRRTQGVKVHVQCDAATHAISRCEISAPNVNDVVQARQWEIQPGTTCVFDRAYCDYAWWARMIRQGVKFVTRLKRNAGMVVLEALPVPETARGRILDDERIARRWRHPRSGKTWREPLVLRRIRLRTDDARLLVLVTNDFERTAIEIGDLYRSRWQIELLFKWIKQHLAIRRTWGTNEHAAHLQIYAAFIAHVLLMLHQQASRSTTDLWVLLQRWRYGLFEPCEQALMPVCVPP; encoded by the coding sequence ATGCAAAGCATGACACGACTGCAGGCGTTGTTGAAGCCACTGGCCAAGTCGGACGTGGACCGGCTGGCGCGTGAACACGGCGCACAACGCTATGGCAAGGGCGCGCTGACGGTGTGGGATCAGTTGCTGGTGATGCTGCACGGGCAGTTCGTGCAGGCACCCAGCCTGCGTGGAGCACTGCAGAGCTTCAATGCGCACAAGGCCCGTCTGGCTGCACTGCAGACGCACGAACTGCGCCGCTCGACGCTGTCGGACGGCAACCGGCGCGCCGGGTCGGCGACGGTGCTGTCGCAGGTGCTGCAAGGGCTGATCCGTCAGCTCGACGGCTGCCGCGACAAGCGTGTGCTGGGGGCGACCTCGCTGATCGACTCGACGCCGCTGACGCTCAAGGGGCGGGGCTTCGACGTCTGGACGCTGGGCACGAAGACCCGGCGTACGCAGGGCGTGAAGGTGCATGTGCAATGCGACGCAGCCACGCACGCCATCTCGCGCTGCGAGATCAGCGCCCCCAACGTCAACGATGTGGTGCAGGCGCGCCAGTGGGAGATCCAGCCGGGGACGACCTGCGTGTTCGACCGTGCCTACTGTGACTACGCATGGTGGGCGCGCATGATCCGGCAGGGGGTGAAGTTCGTCACCCGGCTCAAGCGCAACGCGGGCATGGTCGTCCTCGAAGCACTGCCCGTGCCCGAGACCGCCCGCGGGCGCATCCTTGACGACGAGCGCATCGCCCGCCGCTGGCGCCATCCCCGCAGCGGCAAGACATGGCGCGAGCCGCTCGTGCTGCGCCGCATCCGGCTACGCACCGACGATGCACGCCTGCTCGTGCTGGTGACCAACGACTTCGAGCGCACCGCCATCGAGATCGGCGATCTCTACCGCTCGCGCTGGCAGATCGAGCTGCTGTTCAAGTGGATCAAGCAGCACCTGGCCATCCGCCGTACCTGGGGCACCAACGAGCACGCCGCTCACCTCCAGATCTACGCAGCCTTCATCGCCCATGTCCTGTTGATGCTTCACCAGCAGGCCAGCCGCAGCACCACCGACTTGTGGGTGCTGCTGCAGCGCTGGCGATACGGCCTGTTCGAGCCCTGCGAGCAAGCCCTCATGCCTGTATGCGTGCCCCCTTGA
- a CDS encoding site-specific integrase, protein MSDLARAALSSVVPSDLLLLPPDGATPLLVVDELPESSQAAVRALLDQGESPNTVRSYRSGLRYWAAWFSVRYGRRLALPLPVPVVLQFIVDHAERLDDAARLVHGLPPAVDAALVAAGHKASLGAPALATLVHRVSVLSKLHQLQGLDNPCDDGRVRELMARMRRGYARRGAQQVNAKPALTREPLEALLATCDDSLVGLRDRALLLFAFSSGGRRRSEVVAATLDNTRRQAGGWVYQMGVSKSNQAGRARGDSHKPIVGRAAEALQAWLEAWQRAAAAAGQPAPSGGLFRRIGKSGVPGAALSAQSVRLIVQARCALAGLDPAFSAHSLRSGFVTEAAQQNIPMAETMALTGHRSPASVLGYFRKGEVLGMRGAALLDGGTMDNNDKKKR, encoded by the coding sequence ATGTCCGACCTCGCCCGCGCCGCGCTTTCCTCCGTCGTCCCCTCCGATCTGCTGCTGCTGCCGCCCGATGGCGCCACGCCGCTGCTCGTCGTCGACGAACTCCCCGAGAGCAGCCAGGCCGCCGTGCGCGCGCTGCTCGACCAGGGCGAGTCGCCCAACACCGTGCGCAGCTACCGCTCCGGCCTGCGCTACTGGGCCGCCTGGTTCAGCGTGCGCTATGGCCGCCGCCTGGCGCTGCCCCTGCCGGTGCCCGTCGTGCTGCAGTTCATCGTCGACCATGCCGAGCGCCTGGACGACGCCGCACGCCTGGTCCACGGCCTGCCGCCCGCCGTCGACGCCGCGCTCGTGGCCGCCGGCCACAAGGCCAGCCTCGGCGCGCCCGCGCTCGCCACGCTCGTCCACCGCGTCAGCGTCCTGTCCAAGCTCCACCAGCTCCAGGGCCTGGACAACCCCTGCGACGACGGCCGCGTGCGCGAGCTCATGGCCCGCATGCGCCGCGGCTACGCCCGCCGCGGCGCCCAGCAGGTCAACGCCAAGCCCGCCCTCACGCGCGAGCCGCTGGAAGCCCTGCTGGCCACCTGCGACGACTCCCTCGTCGGCTTGCGCGACCGCGCGCTGCTCCTCTTCGCCTTTTCCAGCGGCGGCCGCCGCCGCTCCGAGGTCGTCGCCGCCACGCTCGACAACACCCGCCGCCAGGCCGGCGGCTGGGTCTACCAGATGGGCGTCTCCAAGTCGAACCAGGCCGGGCGCGCGCGCGGCGACAGCCACAAGCCGATCGTGGGCCGCGCGGCCGAGGCGCTGCAGGCGTGGCTGGAGGCCTGGCAGCGCGCGGCGGCCGCGGCCGGCCAGCCCGCGCCCAGCGGCGGGCTGTTCCGCCGCATCGGCAAGTCGGGCGTGCCGGGGGCGGCGCTCTCGGCGCAGTCGGTGCGCCTGATCGTGCAGGCGCGCTGTGCGCTGGCCGGGCTCGATCCGGCGTTCTCCGCCCACTCCCTGCGCTCCGGCTTCGTCACCGAGGCCGCCCAGCAGAACATCCCCATGGCCGAGACCATGGCCCTCACCGGGCATCGCTCTCCGGCCAGCGTGTTGGGGTACTTTCGCAAGGGCGAGGTGCTGGGGATGCGCGGGGCCGCGCTGCTCGATGGGGGGACGATGGACAACAACGACAAAAAGAAGCGTTGA
- a CDS encoding IS1182 family transposase, with translation MSLKPSPIEAIPAETERVARAAFPRGTTITRLRDGFTELYRDEDFASLYPRRGQPGLAPWRLALVTVFQFLEHLSDRQAADAVRSRIDWKYALGLELTDPGFHFSVLTEFRDRLLKAEAEHLLLDRMLAHFKARGLLKARGRQRTDSTHVLAAVRDLRLLELTTETLRATLNELAVAAPEWLGEVAQPEWFERYARRAEDWRLPGGSRPKREAYAQQVGADGVRLLAALDEPSAPPAAGQVPTLPLLRQVLWTYFDRGADGTLRWRDGAELPPVGERIQTPYDPEMHYSTKRGMEWSGYKVHVTETCEATAVNLITHVETRPAMEPDMNALASIHARLAQRELLPDEHFVDSGYVNAELLVSSQRDHGVSLQGPVRGLSAKAVKAEQGYDLPHFAIDWAREQVTCPQGHVSVGWSTKSDTAGQTRIHVRFGRADCGSCEARPSCTTSKAARRTLFFHPREQYEALNAARARMHDPEWKQRYRVRAGVEGTLSQGVRAFGMRRSRYIGMAKTGLQQVLAAVGINTARVVAWLDDRPKRAATRISRFARLNPRGT, from the coding sequence ATGAGTCTGAAGCCCAGCCCGATAGAAGCCATCCCCGCCGAGACCGAACGTGTGGCCCGAGCGGCGTTTCCGCGCGGCACGACGATCACGCGCCTGCGCGACGGGTTCACCGAGTTGTACCGCGATGAAGACTTCGCCTCGCTCTATCCCCGTCGAGGACAACCCGGTCTGGCGCCCTGGCGGCTGGCCCTGGTGACCGTCTTCCAGTTCCTGGAGCACCTGAGCGATCGCCAAGCTGCCGATGCAGTGCGCTCGCGCATCGACTGGAAGTACGCGCTGGGGTTGGAGCTGACAGATCCTGGATTTCACTTCAGCGTGCTGACGGAGTTCCGCGACCGACTGCTCAAGGCGGAAGCCGAGCACCTGCTGCTGGACAGGATGCTCGCGCATTTCAAGGCCCGCGGGCTGCTCAAGGCCCGTGGACGGCAGCGCACGGACAGCACACATGTGCTGGCGGCAGTGCGCGATCTGCGGCTACTGGAGTTGACCACCGAGACGCTGCGAGCCACGCTGAACGAGCTGGCGGTGGCAGCACCCGAGTGGCTCGGCGAGGTGGCACAGCCGGAGTGGTTCGAACGCTATGCGCGTCGAGCCGAAGATTGGCGGCTGCCTGGCGGGAGCCGGCCCAAACGAGAGGCCTACGCACAGCAAGTCGGCGCGGACGGAGTGCGCTTGCTGGCAGCACTGGACGAGCCCTCCGCACCACCGGCAGCAGGCCAGGTGCCGACACTGCCCCTGCTGCGGCAGGTCTTGTGGACCTATTTCGACCGAGGCGCCGACGGCACGCTGCGCTGGCGTGACGGTGCAGAGCTGCCACCGGTCGGCGAGCGCATCCAGACTCCTTACGACCCAGAGATGCACTACAGCACCAAGCGCGGCATGGAATGGTCGGGCTACAAGGTGCATGTGACCGAGACCTGCGAAGCCACGGCAGTGAATCTGATCACCCATGTCGAGACGCGTCCGGCCATGGAACCCGACATGAACGCCTTGGCGAGCATTCATGCGCGGCTGGCACAGCGAGAATTGCTGCCCGACGAGCACTTCGTCGACTCGGGCTACGTCAATGCCGAACTGCTCGTGTCCAGTCAGCGCGATCATGGTGTCTCGCTGCAGGGGCCTGTGCGAGGACTGTCAGCCAAGGCTGTCAAAGCCGAGCAGGGATACGACCTGCCGCACTTCGCGATCGACTGGGCGCGAGAGCAGGTCACCTGTCCTCAGGGGCACGTCTCGGTCGGATGGAGCACCAAGTCAGACACGGCTGGGCAAACGCGCATCCATGTCCGGTTCGGTCGTGCCGACTGCGGCTCCTGTGAGGCACGACCGTCCTGCACGACGTCCAAGGCGGCCCGCCGAACTTTGTTCTTCCATCCCCGTGAGCAGTACGAGGCGCTCAACGCTGCGCGGGCACGCATGCACGATCCCGAATGGAAGCAACGCTATCGTGTTCGTGCGGGTGTCGAGGGAACCCTGTCGCAGGGGGTGCGGGCATTTGGCATGCGTCGCAGCCGCTACATCGGCATGGCCAAGACAGGGTTGCAACAGGTACTGGCAGCCGTCGGCATCAACACTGCTCGTGTCGTGGCCTGGCTCGACGACAGGCCCAAACGGGCTGCCACTCGCATCTCCCGCTTCGCTCGATTGAACCCCAGGGGGACTTGA
- a CDS encoding DUF2202 domain-containing protein, which translates to MAAVLGLLSSGCGGGSSDAGMSPLAVGADGTSSFSAEVLVARLDGYALAPLSSAEAASLAYMREEEQLAHDVYAVSATLYAQPIFANITASEATHAAAVKALLDRYGQPDPLEGLAAGTYKTAAFQALHDALVAASRVSLVEALKVGVEIEELDMRDIAAQQVGIDNADILMVYDNLLRGSRNHLRAYMKVLTQQGGSYVPQYISQAEFDAIVQSATETGG; encoded by the coding sequence ATGGCTGCCGTGCTGGGCCTGTTGTCGAGCGGCTGCGGAGGGGGGTCTTCCGACGCGGGCATGTCGCCGCTGGCGGTGGGGGCTGACGGGACGTCCAGCTTCAGTGCCGAGGTGCTGGTGGCGCGGCTGGACGGCTACGCGCTGGCGCCGCTGTCGAGTGCCGAAGCGGCCAGTCTGGCGTACATGCGCGAAGAGGAGCAGCTCGCGCACGACGTCTACGCCGTCAGCGCGACGCTGTACGCGCAGCCGATCTTCGCCAACATCACCGCGAGCGAGGCCACACACGCGGCGGCCGTGAAGGCGCTGCTGGACCGCTACGGGCAGCCCGATCCGCTGGAGGGGCTGGCCGCGGGCACGTACAAGACGGCGGCCTTCCAGGCGCTGCACGACGCGCTCGTGGCGGCCAGCCGGGTCAGTCTGGTCGAGGCGCTGAAGGTGGGGGTGGAGATCGAGGAGCTGGACATGCGCGACATTGCCGCGCAGCAGGTGGGCATCGACAACGCCGACATCCTGATGGTGTACGACAACCTGCTGCGCGGCTCGCGCAACCACCTGCGGGCCTACATGAAGGTGCTGACGCAGCAGGGCGGCAGCTACGTGCCCCAGTACATCAGCCAGGCCGAGTTCGACGCCATCGTCCAGTCGGCCACCGAGACGGGCGGCTGA
- a CDS encoding DNA-binding protein, which translates to MAQTRTDPRPRGITDQDVWRAADALLLDGQRPTIERVRLHIGRGSPNTVSPHLDTWFSRLGARIADPQAFRAPAADDTPAPVQALAAQLWDTAQALARGQAESRALEAEALQRQAQAAADDLRAALDRQRARADALAADLDALQRAHAAAQATAQAAQAALAERADAHARALADAHAQRDALRAQAQADVAAAAERASAAERRAAADMDRERQARLLAEQLARDARAERDQALAAERARSQAQFVEQVQALARVELRASALQERLDRVEAERLRVRIRERRGAVGAGVGSRLRGNDGGGGRGNDGGGGCRP; encoded by the coding sequence ATGGCACAGACCCGGACCGATCCCAGGCCCCGCGGCATCACCGACCAGGACGTCTGGCGCGCCGCCGACGCGCTGCTGCTCGACGGCCAGCGCCCCACCATCGAGCGCGTGCGCCTGCACATCGGCCGCGGCTCGCCCAACACCGTCAGCCCGCACCTGGACACCTGGTTCTCGCGCCTGGGCGCGCGCATCGCCGACCCGCAGGCCTTCCGTGCGCCCGCCGCCGACGACACCCCCGCGCCCGTGCAGGCGCTGGCCGCGCAGTTGTGGGACACCGCCCAGGCGCTCGCCCGTGGCCAGGCCGAGTCCCGCGCCCTGGAGGCCGAGGCCCTGCAGCGCCAGGCCCAGGCCGCCGCCGACGACCTCCGCGCCGCGCTGGACCGCCAGCGCGCCCGCGCCGACGCCCTGGCCGCCGACCTCGACGCCCTGCAGCGCGCCCACGCCGCCGCCCAGGCCACGGCCCAGGCGGCCCAGGCCGCGCTGGCCGAGCGCGCCGACGCCCACGCCCGCGCACTCGCCGACGCCCACGCCCAGCGCGACGCCCTGCGCGCCCAGGCCCAGGCCGATGTCGCCGCCGCCGCCGAGCGCGCCAGCGCCGCCGAGCGCCGCGCCGCCGCCGACATGGACCGCGAGCGCCAGGCCCGCCTCCTCGCCGAGCAGCTCGCCCGCGACGCCCGCGCCGAGCGCGACCAGGCCCTCGCCGCCGAGCGCGCTCGCAGCCAGGCCCAGTTCGTCGAGCAGGTGCAGGCGCTCGCCAGGGTCGAGCTGCGCGCCAGCGCGCTGCAGGAGCGGCTCGATCGCGTCGAGGCCGAGCGGCTGCGCGTCAGGATCCGGGAGCGCCGGGGGGCGGTGGGTGCGGGGGTGGGTTCCCGCTTGCGCGGGAATGACGGAGGGGGTGGGCGCGGGAATGACGGAGGGGGTGGTTGCCGTCCATGA
- a CDS encoding PilZ domain-containing protein, with product MPLQGAAPQTASVAPRPSVIQLVFKEKGALYAAYIPLFSEGGLFVPTSREYRLGDDIYLLLTLPDDPQRYPVPGRVAWITPPNASGGRTQGVGVRFPVDEKTRVLRVRIEELLGTSIQSAKPTQTI from the coding sequence ATGCCGCTGCAAGGCGCCGCCCCGCAGACCGCCAGCGTCGCGCCGCGGCCCAGCGTGATCCAGCTGGTGTTCAAGGAAAAAGGCGCGCTCTACGCGGCCTACATCCCGCTGTTCTCCGAGGGCGGGCTGTTCGTGCCCACCAGCCGCGAGTACCGGCTCGGCGACGACATCTACCTGCTGCTGACGCTGCCCGACGACCCGCAGCGCTACCCCGTGCCCGGGCGCGTGGCCTGGATCACGCCGCCGAACGCCTCGGGCGGGCGCACGCAGGGGGTGGGCGTGCGCTTCCCCGTGGACGAGAAGACCCGCGTGCTGCGCGTGCGCATCGAGGAGCTGCTGGGCACGTCCATCCAGTCCGCCAAGCCCACCCAGACCATCTGA
- a CDS encoding PEP-CTERM sorting domain-containing protein has translation MSKISSIHVAICAVLAACSLSAHSAPETLANNGHTYEWISGPFSWDQALADASTHTNAGQTGYMATITSAAENDFVHGLANTRLAWIGASQVNGDWVWRAGPEAGQALSYSNWGTNQGLNQSLETHAGINWFGQTQKRWDDFGVVVQTFGYVVEYDAVTAVPEPETYAMMLAGLGALSLVARRRVR, from the coding sequence ATGAGCAAAATCTCGTCAATTCACGTGGCAATTTGCGCCGTGCTGGCGGCATGTTCGCTGTCGGCCCATTCGGCGCCAGAGACGTTGGCCAACAATGGCCACACCTACGAGTGGATTTCAGGGCCGTTCTCGTGGGATCAAGCCTTGGCAGATGCGTCCACACACACGAACGCGGGCCAGACTGGCTACATGGCCACGATCACGTCTGCAGCGGAGAATGATTTTGTGCACGGCTTGGCCAATACTCGACTGGCCTGGATCGGTGCGTCTCAAGTCAATGGTGACTGGGTCTGGCGTGCTGGTCCGGAAGCGGGCCAGGCGCTCTCGTACAGCAACTGGGGGACGAACCAGGGCTTGAACCAGTCGCTCGAAACCCATGCGGGCATCAATTGGTTCGGCCAGACCCAGAAACGATGGGATGATTTCGGCGTCGTCGTCCAGACATTCGGGTATGTGGTCGAGTATGACGCGGTCACTGCGGTCCCGGAGCCAGAAACCTACGCCATGATGCTGGCGGGCCTGGGTGCACTGTCGCTGGTGGCGCGTCGGCGCGTCCGCTGA
- the tmk gene encoding dTMP kinase, whose protein sequence is MSEVHHLPSPAGCFITTEGIDGAGKTTQIDRIAARWQAAGHEVVRTREPGGTPLAEALRELLLSRDMDPLTEALLVFAARRDHLRRVIEPALARGAVVLCDRYTDATYAYQGGGRGFDLATLAQLETWVQAGRQPDLTLWFDLRPQEAARRRAGARAPDRFEAEQLAFFEAVRAGYAQRFAAHGPHGARVARLDAEQPPEAVAAQIDAVLRARGW, encoded by the coding sequence TTGAGCGAAGTTCACCATCTCCCCAGTCCCGCCGGCTGCTTCATCACCACCGAAGGCATCGACGGCGCGGGCAAGACCACCCAGATCGACCGCATCGCCGCCCGCTGGCAGGCAGCCGGTCACGAAGTGGTGCGCACCCGCGAACCGGGCGGCACACCGCTGGCCGAGGCCCTGCGCGAGCTGCTCCTGTCGCGCGACATGGATCCGCTCACCGAGGCGCTGCTGGTGTTCGCGGCCCGGCGCGACCACCTGCGCAGGGTGATCGAGCCGGCGCTGGCGCGCGGTGCCGTGGTGCTGTGCGACCGCTACACGGACGCGACGTACGCCTACCAGGGCGGAGGCCGCGGCTTCGACCTGGCCACGCTGGCCCAGTTGGAAACCTGGGTCCAGGCGGGTCGGCAGCCGGACCTGACGCTGTGGTTCGACCTGCGCCCGCAGGAAGCGGCCCGGCGCCGCGCGGGGGCGCGGGCGCCGGACCGGTTCGAGGCCGAGCAGCTGGCGTTCTTCGAGGCGGTGCGGGCGGGCTACGCGCAGCGCTTCGCGGCGCACGGGCCGCACGGCGCGCGCGTGGCGCGGCTGGACGCGGAGCAGCCGCCCGAGGCGGTGGCCGCGCAGATCGACGCCGTGCTGCGGGCGCGCGGATGGTGA
- the holB gene encoding DNA polymerase III subunit delta', with amino-acid sequence MSAALPWLQAPLARTLASARAHHALLVQGPAGVGQLAFALELARAWLCEHPGGARGGPACGQCRSCHLVDERSHPDLRLIVPEAQRAEAGLPEDGAAAEEGAGSKKTRKPSRAILIEQIRAALDFSALTAARGAHKVVLVYPAEALNAVAANALLKTLEEPPGAMRFVLASGDAQALLPTLRSRCQPVALAAPAREEALAWLRGQGVAEPEPLLDACGGQPLRALELQRAGLDAAAWRQFPQWIARGDSAAVAGWPLPVLLDALHKLCHDHALATLGAPGRYFPGARLAPGAGLARLTEAAAWLRAQTRHADHPWSAALATEALVQGTRARLQPGP; translated from the coding sequence GTGAGCGCCGCACTGCCGTGGCTGCAGGCGCCGCTGGCGCGCACGCTGGCCAGCGCGCGGGCGCACCACGCGCTGCTGGTGCAGGGGCCGGCCGGGGTGGGGCAGCTGGCGTTCGCGCTGGAGCTGGCGCGGGCCTGGCTGTGCGAACACCCGGGGGGCGCGCGCGGCGGGCCGGCCTGCGGGCAGTGCCGCAGCTGCCACCTGGTCGACGAGCGCAGCCACCCGGACCTGCGGCTGATCGTGCCGGAGGCGCAGCGCGCCGAGGCCGGCCTGCCCGAGGACGGCGCCGCGGCCGAGGAGGGCGCCGGCAGCAAGAAGACCCGCAAGCCCAGCCGCGCGATCCTGATCGAGCAGATCCGCGCCGCGCTGGACTTCAGCGCGCTCACCGCCGCGCGCGGGGCGCACAAGGTGGTCCTGGTCTACCCGGCCGAGGCGCTCAACGCGGTGGCGGCCAACGCGCTGCTGAAGACGCTGGAGGAGCCGCCCGGGGCGATGCGCTTCGTGCTGGCCAGCGGCGACGCGCAGGCGCTGCTGCCCACCCTCCGCAGCCGCTGCCAGCCGGTGGCGCTGGCGGCCCCCGCGCGCGAGGAGGCGCTGGCCTGGCTGCGCGGGCAGGGCGTGGCCGAGCCCGAGCCGCTGCTCGACGCCTGTGGCGGCCAGCCCCTGCGCGCGCTGGAGCTGCAGCGCGCGGGGCTGGACGCGGCCGCCTGGCGCCAGTTCCCGCAGTGGATCGCGCGCGGCGACAGCGCGGCGGTGGCCGGCTGGCCGCTGCCGGTGCTGCTGGACGCGCTGCACAAGCTCTGCCACGACCACGCGCTGGCCACGCTGGGCGCGCCGGGGCGCTACTTCCCCGGGGCGCGCCTGGCGCCCGGCGCGGGCCTGGCGCGGCTCACCGAAGCCGCCGCCTGGCTGCGCGCGCAGACCCGCCACGCCGACCACCCCTGGAGCGCCGCACTCGCCACCGAGGCCCTGGTGCAGGGCACCCGCGCGCGGCTGCAGCCCGGCCCCTGA
- a CDS encoding transposase: MEITWTTNVTNTKRRVFDASFKLQIVQMIRSQGLGIGEVCRDMKLGETAVRRWLAQADAEQLGQPGIGKPLTAEHQRIRQLEAENKQLRGDVEVLKKASAFFARELR, encoded by the coding sequence GTGGAAATCACCTGGACAACGAACGTGACGAACACGAAACGAAGAGTCTTTGACGCGAGCTTCAAGCTGCAGATCGTGCAGATGATCCGGTCGCAGGGCCTGGGCATTGGCGAGGTCTGCCGGGACATGAAGCTGGGCGAGACGGCGGTGCGGCGCTGGCTGGCACAGGCCGATGCGGAACAGCTGGGGCAGCCTGGCATCGGCAAGCCGTTGACGGCGGAGCACCAGCGCATCCGCCAGCTCGAAGCCGAGAACAAGCAACTCCGGGGCGACGTAGAAGTTTTAAAAAAAGCATCGGCCTTCTTTGCCCGGGAACTGCGATGA